A genome region from Nicotiana tabacum cultivar K326 chromosome 13, ASM71507v2, whole genome shotgun sequence includes the following:
- the LOC107761211 gene encoding tropinone reductase homolog, translating to MAQIDNSNGDGRWSLHGMTALVTGGTRGIGHAIVEELASFGATIFTCSRNKKDLDECLEKWQKKGYKVNGSTCDLFSEDQRNQLIEKATEYFNGRLDILVNNAGVCVPKETTKITSGDCSLMMGTNFEASYHLCQLAYPFLKVSGKASIVFISSISGIMAIPFVSLYAATKGAINQLTKNLACEWGKDNIRVNAVAPWIIDTALTDSVAEDFESKDVENLIKRTPISRMGKPNEVSSLVAYLCFPAAAYITGQIICVDGGKTVCGFP from the exons ATGGCACAGATTGATAATAGCAATGGAGATGGAAGATGGTCTCTTCATGGCATGACTGCCCTTGTTACTGGGGGTACTAGGGGCATAGG CCATGCCATAGTTGAAGAACTAGCGAGTTTTGGCGCAACAATCTTTACATGTTCACGAAATAAGAAGGACTTAGATGAATGTTTGGAGAAATGGCAAAAGAAGGGGTACAAAGTGAACGGGTCTACGTGTGACTTGTTTTCAGAAGATCAACGAAACCAGTTGATTGAAAAAGCTACTGAATACTTCAATGGGAGGCTTGACATCCTT GTAAATAATGCTGGTGTATGTGTACCAAAGGAAACCACAAAAATTACATCTGGAGATTGCTCACTAATGATGGGAACCAATTTTGAGGCTTCATATCACTTGTGTCAATTAGCATACCCTTTTCTAAAAGTTTCAGGAAAAGCAAGCATTGTGTTCATCTCTTCTATCTCTGGGATCATGGCTATTCCTTTTGTTTCTCTCTATGCAGCAACAAAag GAGCAATTAATCAATTAACGAAGAACTTGGCATGCGAATGGGGAAAAGACAATATTCGAGTAAATGCAGTTGCACCATGGATTATTGATACTGCGCTTACAGATTCTGTAGCT GAAGATTTTGAGTCAAAAGATGTGGAGAACTTGATTAAGAGAACACCAATAAGCAGGATGGGAAAGCCAAATGAAGTTTCATCACTGGTGGCTTACCTCTGCTTTCCTGCTGCTGCTTATATAACTGGCCAAATAATCTGTGTTGATGGTGGCAAAACTGTTTGTggatttccatga